ATCGCGCGCTTAACGTGTTGCAGAAATTTGGTGGCGCTAGTGCAAACGAAGCACCTCAAGAGTTGATTTCGCTGCTCGAAAATGTTCGTCACTTGGACGAAGGCAAAGTGATTGCAATCGCCGAGGTGATCAAACACATGAGCGCGTTCAACTCGCTGGTACGCGACAATGTCGAAAGCATTCAAATCGGCAACCGCTACATGGAGATCACGCAAATGTTCGACTCGGTCCGCGAGGACAGCAAGCGGCTGATCGGACAGCTTGATGATGGCAAAATCAGTGGCACCGAAAAAGTTTCCAACTGGTGGATGAAGCTTCGCCGTGGGACCCCGAGCGATCGCTTTGAAAAGATCGTCGAGATCTATGGAGACGTGGCCAAAGACACCAAAGAAGCTCTGAAGACCGAAGAGCTGATCATGGATGCCTATATCGATTTCCGTTTCGCACTGAAGGAAGCCGAAATCCTGGCTCGCGAATTGTTGGATATGCAGGTTCCGATTCTCGAGGCGGCAAAGGCCGATTTGGCGAAAACGCAAGAGGCACTAGACAACTACGCCGGTGACGACGAAGGGGGCAAAAGCAAAGCCGAGCTCGCTCGCGATGAATCACGTCACCGCTACGAGAAAGAGGACGAAACGTACCAACTGCTCAAAGACATCGCCGAAAATTTAGAGATCGGCTATGACGTCGGTGAAACGTTGATCACCAAGCTAAAGCAAACGCACGACGTGAAAGAACGCGTTTATCGCCGCTCGGTCACGTTCTTTACCACCAACGAACACGTCTTCACCATCCTTGGCACGGTCTACACCAGCCAACATGGGTTGCACGAAGTCACACAGGCGACCGAGGCGATGAAGGCCGGAGTGAACAAGGGGCTCGAGGACGTTGCCACGCTCGGCCGCGAACTTGAACGGGCCGCACTGAAGGCTGGTTACGGCAGCACGATCGATCCGGAATCGGTTCAGAAATTGGTGGATGCGATCAGCGGATTCCAAGTCGAATCGTTGGAGATGATTGCCGAGTTACGACGCGAAAGCGAAGAGAGCACCAAGGCGATTCGCAAGAGCGTCGAAGAGGGCAAAAAGAAGTACCAAGAAACGCTCGCACGCCACGCCCGCGGCGAATTGGGCAAGAGCTAAACAAGCTCGCTGCTACTTTCCCGTAGCTACCTTCGCCAGAAGTGTGGTGATTCATATCTGCGCGGTAACCATCCACGCTCTGGCGAGCGTAGCTACAAAACACAAAAACTGCATTTGTCACCTCAAAATGCATTACAGCGTTCGGCTCTCGCCTCGTCATTTCTCACTCGGCAGGTAGGAGCCAGTGGTAGTGATTGGCGAGACGTCTCAAACACCACAGCGGCTTAATCCTGCGTGCTGAACCGATGCACGGTCACTTCGCTGAAGGTTTGTCCGGGCCGCAGCAGCGTGCTGGGGAACGATTCATGGTTCGGTGCGTCAGGGTAATGCTGGGTCTCTAAGCAAAATGCATCGTGACCACCCGCACCCGCGGAATGTTCGTTGCCCGGTAGATGGTTGGCACTGTACAACTGCATTCCCGGCTGAGTGGTTTCGATTTCCAGTACGCGTCCCGATTTTGGATCAACCACTTTGGCTGCTTTTCGAAGCGTTCCTGCGTCGCCGCGAACGACGTAGCAATGGTCATAGCCTTTGGTTGCAGGAAGCTTTTCGACGCGGTCGCCAATCGCAGTGGGGGTGCGGAAATCGAGCACGCTGCCATCGAGGCTGTTGATTTTTCCGGTTGGGATCAAATCGTCGTCGACATCCAACACTTCGTCCGCTTCGATCGTGACGATGTGATCCAACGCCGTGCCGCTGCCGGTGCCGCCAAGGTTCCAATAGCTGTGGTTGGTTAAATTGATGTGGGTGGGGGCGTCCGTGGTCGCTGAAAATGCGATCCGCAATTCGTTTTGGTCGTTCCAGCTGTAATCGACGGTGGCGTTGACGGTGCCGGGAAAGCCTTCTTGCCCGTCGGGGCTGGTCAAATGAAAGCGAACGCCGACGGCCTTGTCGTCCTGGTAGCTCTCACCTTGCCAAAATTGGTAGGTAAAGTTCTTTTTGCCACCGTGAAGGGTG
The sequence above is drawn from the Novipirellula caenicola genome and encodes:
- a CDS encoding cell surface protein — translated: MSDQAQASAPEPQKSETRSAAEVARERDSKSMREYLDRALNVLQKFGGASANEAPQELISLLENVRHLDEGKVIAIAEVIKHMSAFNSLVRDNVESIQIGNRYMEITQMFDSVREDSKRLIGQLDDGKISGTEKVSNWWMKLRRGTPSDRFEKIVEIYGDVAKDTKEALKTEELIMDAYIDFRFALKEAEILARELLDMQVPILEAAKADLAKTQEALDNYAGDDEGGKSKAELARDESRHRYEKEDETYQLLKDIAENLEIGYDVGETLITKLKQTHDVKERVYRRSVTFFTTNEHVFTILGTVYTSQHGLHEVTQATEAMKAGVNKGLEDVATLGRELERAALKAGYGSTIDPESVQKLVDAISGFQVESLEMIAELRRESEESTKAIRKSVEEGKKKYQETLARHARGELGKS
- a CDS encoding aldose epimerase family protein produces the protein MKIETSRFGTTPDGDEVTRFTLTNSHGNSVSVMNWGATLLDVKVPDSQGNVENVNWAFSELEPYLSGHPYFGSTVGRFCNRIGNGKFTIDGQDYQVTLNHGKHTLHGGKKNFTYQFWQGESYQDDKAVGVRFHLTSPDGQEGFPGTVNATVDYSWNDQNELRIAFSATTDAPTHINLTNHSYWNLGGTGSGTALDHIVTIEADEVLDVDDDLIPTGKINSLDGSVLDFRTPTAIGDRVEKLPATKGYDHCYVVRGDAGTLRKAAKVVDPKSGRVLEIETTQPGMQLYSANHLPGNEHSAGAGGHDAFCLETQHYPDAPNHESFPSTLLRPGQTFSEVTVHRFSTQD